A window of the Streptomyces sp. JB150 genome harbors these coding sequences:
- a CDS encoding DUF932 domain-containing protein, producing MSSTDVNQRFHDERTALVQSTGARRRSDGSYAATVGYDRGEVIGRDGLDTSRGTAALYTTTPAWHGLGTVIPGGISDIGTVLRVAQIDFQVDKRPVQYVYGGERRVMDDQFVTARSDTGAALGTVGNRYEVFQQRQIFEFLEDLAGQHGVLWESAGALRGGRRVFVTMQVPDSVIIDRGGLDDEIRLFIVAINSHDGRSQAEVVVTPWRVVCANTERFALADAHSRWTIRHTSSGLENLAEARRTLGLTLKYAEAFEAEETALARTDLAIGDFHKVIADLWPLDDDATDRTKAHHARRTERLDAMFRTETERAGRTAYAAERAITDYLDHVAPRRPGRSMTEEIARATALLEGTDDEIKSKAHRRLLVLTRS from the coding sequence GTGAGCAGCACCGACGTCAACCAGCGGTTCCACGACGAGCGCACCGCCCTCGTCCAGTCGACCGGCGCTCGCCGCCGCAGCGACGGCTCGTACGCCGCGACGGTGGGCTACGACCGGGGCGAAGTCATCGGTCGTGACGGCCTGGACACCTCGCGCGGCACCGCCGCCCTGTACACCACCACGCCCGCCTGGCACGGACTGGGCACGGTGATCCCCGGCGGCATCTCCGACATCGGCACCGTGCTGAGGGTCGCGCAGATCGACTTCCAGGTGGACAAGCGGCCGGTCCAGTACGTGTACGGCGGCGAGCGGCGCGTCATGGACGACCAGTTCGTCACGGCCCGCTCCGACACCGGCGCCGCGCTCGGCACGGTCGGCAACCGGTACGAGGTGTTCCAGCAGCGGCAGATTTTCGAGTTCCTGGAAGACCTCGCCGGGCAGCACGGCGTGCTGTGGGAGTCCGCTGGGGCGCTGCGCGGCGGGCGCCGCGTCTTCGTCACCATGCAGGTCCCCGACAGCGTGATCATCGACCGGGGTGGCCTGGACGACGAGATCCGCCTGTTCATCGTGGCGATCAACTCCCACGACGGACGCTCGCAGGCCGAGGTGGTCGTCACCCCGTGGCGCGTCGTCTGCGCCAACACCGAGCGGTTCGCCCTCGCCGACGCCCACTCCCGCTGGACGATCCGCCACACCTCCAGCGGCCTGGAGAACCTGGCTGAGGCCCGCCGCACCCTCGGACTCACCCTGAAGTACGCCGAGGCGTTCGAGGCGGAAGAGACCGCACTCGCCCGCACCGATCTCGCGATCGGCGACTTCCACAAGGTGATCGCCGACCTGTGGCCGCTCGACGACGACGCCACCGACCGCACCAAGGCGCACCACGCCCGGCGGACCGAACGGCTCGACGCGATGTTCCGCACGGAGACCGAGCGCGCCGGACGCACCGCCTACGCCGCCGAGCGAGCGATCACCGACTACCTCGACCACGTCGCCCCCCGACGCCCCGGCCGGTCCATGACCGAAGAGATCGCCCGCGCCACCGCCCTCCTCGAAGGCACCGACGACGAGATCAAGAGCAAGGCCCACCGGCGCCTCCTCGTGCTCACCAGGTCGTGA
- a CDS encoding phage portal protein, whose product MNLWRAARRSITTIDEYVQAMQYGGNTYTFPQLGTQQTMPGVAKERLPADFAGYAMQAATNGVLFACLAVRQDVFSAVRFQWQRLNNGRPSELFGTTDLRPLEEPWTGGTTQDLLVRMIQDADLAGNSYWTGDPENGDLVRMRPDWVEIVLEPRMMRGGRLGWRRLGYIYTEPDGEPVALLPDEVAHFAPRADPLATFRGMSWMTPIAREVRGDNLMSAHKQAYLENRGTPNVIVKFDREVKPDALDKFKARMEAEHRGPENAGKTLYLGGGADVTVVGSDFQELDFARVQGAGETRIAAAAGVPPVIVGLSEGLAAATYSNYSQARRRFADGTIHPLWQNAAGTLRRLVRPTGKAASGSVRLWYDPRDVPFLREDRKDAAEIQFRQAQTIRALTDAGYTWASVVAAVEAEDWSLLRHTGLFSVQLQPPGTQDPALPAPDASSDEE is encoded by the coding sequence GTGAACCTGTGGCGAGCCGCCCGTCGGTCGATCACGACCATCGACGAATACGTCCAGGCGATGCAGTACGGCGGGAACACGTACACGTTCCCGCAGCTCGGCACCCAGCAGACGATGCCCGGCGTCGCGAAGGAGCGGCTGCCTGCGGACTTCGCCGGGTACGCCATGCAGGCCGCCACCAACGGCGTCCTGTTCGCCTGCCTCGCGGTCCGTCAGGACGTTTTCTCCGCGGTCCGGTTCCAGTGGCAGCGCCTCAACAACGGCCGTCCCAGCGAGCTGTTCGGCACCACCGACCTGCGGCCCCTCGAAGAGCCGTGGACCGGCGGCACCACACAGGACCTGCTCGTGCGGATGATCCAGGACGCCGACCTTGCCGGTAACAGCTACTGGACCGGCGACCCGGAGAACGGCGACCTGGTGCGGATGCGCCCGGACTGGGTGGAGATCGTGCTGGAGCCGCGCATGATGCGCGGCGGTCGGCTCGGCTGGCGGCGGCTCGGCTACATCTACACCGAGCCCGACGGCGAACCCGTGGCACTGCTGCCTGACGAGGTCGCCCACTTCGCGCCCCGTGCCGACCCGCTCGCCACGTTCCGCGGCATGTCGTGGATGACGCCTATCGCGCGCGAGGTCCGGGGCGACAACCTGATGTCCGCGCACAAGCAGGCCTACCTGGAGAACCGCGGCACGCCGAACGTGATCGTGAAGTTCGACCGCGAGGTGAAGCCGGACGCGCTGGACAAGTTCAAGGCGCGGATGGAGGCCGAGCACCGCGGCCCGGAGAACGCGGGCAAGACCTTGTACCTGGGCGGTGGGGCGGACGTCACGGTCGTCGGCTCCGACTTCCAGGAGCTCGACTTCGCGCGCGTCCAGGGCGCCGGCGAGACCCGCATCGCCGCAGCCGCGGGGGTGCCGCCGGTCATCGTGGGCCTGTCGGAGGGTCTGGCCGCCGCGACGTACTCGAACTACAGCCAGGCCAGGCGCCGGTTCGCAGACGGAACGATTCACCCGCTGTGGCAGAACGCTGCCGGGACGCTGCGCCGCCTCGTACGGCCGACCGGCAAGGCCGCGTCCGGCTCGGTACGACTCTGGTACGACCCGCGCGACGTGCCGTTCCTGCGCGAGGACCGCAAGGACGCCGCCGAAATCCAGTTCCGGCAGGCGCAGACCATTCGGGCCCTGACCGACGCGGGCTACACGTGGGCGTCCGTCGTCGCCGCCGTCGAGGCCGAGGACTGGTCCCTCCTGCGTCACACCGGCCTGTTCAGCGTCCAGCTCCAGCCGCCTGGCACCCAGGACCCAGCCCTTCCCGCCCCCGACGCGAGCAGCGACGAGGAGTAG
- a CDS encoding terminase TerL endonuclease subunit has product MYGEGDFFGQPVRLLRYQKQFIYWLYEYNPATGERRFREGMLEVPKGNGKTPLNGWVQLFDLLGPPLFGPKGSPVIPVAAASFEQADLLFGDMKHCCRESPTLRHHVDVYDTEILVRNGPGRAYRVAAVAGTNDGQRPSSLGADEIHEWIGPKERVHLVLANGLAKRANSMVLNTTTPGSDLDSMAGRKHLYGYRVNAGEIDDPRFLFVHYGVQDGAYDLEDEEQLRAAVLAANPAAGAFLRTDDVVARYYQIPEFEFRRYHLGQWTRADESWLPPGAWEACAGDVDLDPERPSYVAVDMAHKQDSVAVVVAQLGDDGKVRVRAKVWTPAKGQTIDVAAVDNHLRHLHRTLRVETVAYDPAYFQRSAEALADEGLPMAEFPQGAGHMVPACQDTYRAITGGTLVHGNDPVLTDHVLAAATRDTDRGWRLSKGKSKRHIDACIAMVMAVFLALPRIEHEEEIEPWFGYG; this is encoded by the coding sequence GTGTACGGGGAGGGCGACTTCTTCGGTCAGCCCGTACGGCTGCTGCGCTACCAGAAGCAGTTCATCTACTGGCTGTACGAGTACAACCCGGCCACCGGCGAGCGCCGCTTCCGCGAGGGGATGCTGGAGGTCCCGAAGGGCAACGGCAAGACGCCGCTGAACGGCTGGGTGCAGCTGTTCGACCTGCTCGGGCCGCCGCTGTTCGGGCCGAAGGGCTCGCCCGTCATCCCCGTCGCCGCCGCCAGCTTCGAGCAGGCCGACCTGCTGTTCGGCGACATGAAGCACTGCTGCCGCGAGTCCCCGACGCTGCGCCACCACGTCGACGTCTACGACACCGAGATCCTGGTCAGGAACGGCCCCGGCCGCGCCTACAGGGTCGCCGCGGTGGCGGGCACCAACGACGGCCAGCGGCCGTCGTCGCTCGGCGCCGACGAGATCCACGAGTGGATCGGCCCGAAGGAGCGCGTGCACCTGGTCCTCGCCAACGGCCTGGCCAAGCGCGCGAACTCCATGGTCCTGAACACCACCACGCCGGGCTCGGACCTTGACTCGATGGCCGGCCGAAAGCACCTGTACGGCTACCGGGTCAACGCGGGCGAGATCGACGACCCGCGGTTCCTGTTCGTCCACTACGGCGTCCAGGACGGCGCGTACGACCTCGAGGACGAGGAGCAGCTGCGCGCGGCGGTGCTGGCGGCGAACCCGGCCGCGGGCGCGTTCCTGCGGACCGACGACGTCGTCGCCCGCTACTACCAGATCCCCGAGTTCGAGTTCCGCCGCTACCACCTTGGCCAGTGGACCCGCGCGGACGAGTCGTGGCTGCCGCCGGGCGCGTGGGAGGCCTGCGCGGGCGATGTCGACCTCGACCCCGAGCGGCCGTCGTACGTCGCCGTGGATATGGCCCACAAGCAGGACTCCGTGGCGGTGGTCGTCGCCCAGCTCGGCGACGACGGCAAGGTGCGCGTGCGGGCGAAGGTGTGGACGCCGGCCAAGGGGCAGACCATCGACGTCGCCGCGGTCGACAACCACCTCCGGCACCTGCACCGCACCCTGCGCGTGGAGACCGTGGCCTACGACCCGGCCTACTTCCAGCGCAGCGCCGAGGCCCTGGCCGACGAGGGTCTGCCGATGGCGGAGTTCCCGCAGGGCGCCGGCCACATGGTGCCGGCCTGCCAGGACACCTACCGGGCCATCACCGGCGGGACGCTCGTCCACGGCAACGATCCGGTGCTCACCGACCACGTGCTCGCCGCCGCGACCCGGGACACCGACCGTGGCTGGCGCCTGTCCAAGGGCAAGTCGAAGCGGCACATCGACGCGTGCATCGCGATGGTCATGGCCGTCTTCCTGGCGCTGCCGCGGATCGAGCACGAAGAGGAGATCGAGCCGTGGTTCGGATACGGGTGA
- a CDS encoding HK97 family phage prohead protease — MSALTMQAAPRDGLLRSVPFHLARADGDTDGEGDGLTLEGYAAVFDAPTEIDSWEGTFTEKIRRGAFRKTIREGSPVLQFDHGRHPLIGSIPIGAIETLSEDDQGLYVRARLSDNWLIQPVRDAIAERSIKGMSFRFTVIREEWRDNAGKLVKPEELGRLLWDPGDRGPLERTLIEVRMPELGPVVFPAYTQTTVDVRARGVAELIGQDRDLVREVRASLARAATPRPKPGIEDLRDPDVRRDVARALLFGPDADTPEEGVSGPPATAAPPDTGHLADRTTATPGAPLAEEHPPQNPDAPLATEHPSPSPRSSRLRDQIREITGLMDEQLARIAQRQTTDGAQSLAGGNPPEGHQGRA, encoded by the coding sequence ATGTCCGCTCTCACCATGCAGGCCGCGCCGCGCGACGGGCTGCTGCGCAGCGTCCCCTTCCACCTGGCGCGCGCCGACGGCGACACGGACGGCGAGGGCGACGGCCTCACCCTGGAGGGCTACGCCGCGGTGTTCGACGCCCCCACCGAGATCGACTCGTGGGAAGGCACGTTCACCGAGAAGATCCGGCGCGGCGCGTTCCGCAAGACGATCCGCGAGGGCAGCCCAGTCCTCCAGTTCGACCACGGCCGGCACCCCCTCATCGGCTCCATCCCGATCGGTGCGATCGAGACGCTCAGCGAGGACGACCAGGGACTGTATGTCCGGGCCCGCCTGTCCGACAACTGGCTGATCCAGCCCGTACGCGACGCGATCGCCGAGCGGTCGATCAAGGGCATGAGCTTCCGGTTCACCGTGATCCGCGAGGAGTGGCGGGACAACGCCGGGAAGCTCGTCAAGCCCGAAGAACTCGGCCGCCTGCTGTGGGATCCGGGCGACCGCGGGCCGCTGGAGCGGACCCTGATCGAGGTGCGGATGCCGGAGCTCGGCCCGGTCGTGTTTCCCGCCTACACCCAGACCACGGTCGACGTGCGTGCCCGCGGCGTCGCCGAACTCATCGGCCAGGACCGGGACCTGGTCCGCGAGGTCCGCGCCTCGCTCGCCCGGGCGGCCACCCCGCGCCCGAAGCCCGGCATCGAAGACCTCAGGGACCCGGACGTGCGCCGCGACGTCGCTCGCGCGCTGCTGTTCGGCCCCGACGCCGACACCCCCGAGGAAGGGGTGTCTGGCCCGCCCGCCACCGCCGCGCCGCCCGATACCGGGCACCTGGCGGACCGCACCACCGCAACACCTGGCGCGCCGCTCGCCGAAGAGCACCCGCCGCAGAACCCTGACGCGCCGCTCGCCACAGAGCACCCGTCGCCGTCTCCGCGCAGCAGCCGCCTGCGGGACCAGATCCGCGAGATCACCGGCCTCATGGACGAGCAGCTTGCGCGCATCGCGCAAAGGCAGACGACTGATGGAGCTCAGTCACTCGCAGGCGGTAATCCGCCTGAAGGACATCAAGGCCGAGCTTGA
- a CDS encoding DUF4352 domain-containing protein — MRTTAALGAMIIAVAALAACADDKPKPATATVTETVTAAPTRDRPASPPDTEPGDSALAFTDTATYENNIEVSLSSIRRAVSSDTASPSNTPYARFNIKVTNGSSENVNLSLMSVQCQYGQEGREGDEIFDSARGLEGAPSTHLRPGRSLTATFGCELPRNETYLQVEVRPNFGERTAIFAGNVQ, encoded by the coding sequence ATGCGCACTACCGCCGCCCTCGGGGCAATGATCATCGCAGTCGCAGCGCTCGCGGCCTGCGCTGACGACAAACCGAAACCGGCCACTGCCACGGTGACCGAGACGGTGACGGCTGCGCCTACAAGGGATCGGCCTGCGTCTCCGCCGGACACCGAGCCGGGCGACAGCGCGCTCGCATTCACAGACACCGCCACGTACGAGAACAACATCGAGGTGTCGCTCTCCTCTATCCGGCGGGCCGTCTCCAGTGACACGGCATCCCCCTCGAACACGCCGTACGCGCGCTTCAACATCAAGGTCACCAACGGCAGCTCTGAGAACGTCAATCTGAGCCTGATGTCGGTCCAGTGCCAGTACGGCCAGGAAGGCAGAGAAGGTGACGAGATCTTCGACAGCGCGCGGGGCCTTGAGGGAGCACCTTCCACGCACCTGCGCCCGGGGCGATCCCTTACCGCTACCTTCGGCTGCGAGTTGCCGCGCAACGAGACGTACCTCCAGGTCGAGGTGCGCCCGAACTTCGGAGAACGCACCGCGATCTTCGCGGGCAATGTTCAGTAG
- a CDS encoding HNH endonuclease: MAAGARKRPGYTRRERIRRADAVRAWVAENGLVCPGWQRDPHPAGDLTADHIVPPGAGGSEAGELRVLCRSCNSARGASMADRRVPGLEIVLVAGPACAGKNTYVRQHADPEDLVLDLDALNEAMNLAGPRVHIPAHLPFVCEARDAVLERLLLGGHQVRRCWVISTAPERARREHYRRRYGARVVVLWWPEETCLLRAMRERPPEWQQYVRQWFDRYEPDPKDTVLRNWQAAREEPAR; the protein is encoded by the coding sequence GTGGCGGCGGGAGCGAGGAAGCGGCCCGGATACACCCGCCGCGAGCGGATCCGCAGAGCCGACGCGGTGCGCGCCTGGGTCGCCGAGAACGGGCTCGTCTGCCCCGGCTGGCAGCGTGACCCGCATCCCGCCGGCGACCTGACGGCCGACCACATCGTGCCCCCGGGCGCTGGGGGTTCGGAGGCCGGCGAGCTGCGGGTGCTGTGCCGCTCCTGCAACTCGGCGCGCGGCGCGTCGATGGCGGACCGCAGGGTGCCCGGCCTGGAGATCGTGCTCGTGGCGGGCCCGGCCTGCGCGGGCAAGAACACGTACGTCCGGCAGCACGCTGACCCCGAGGACCTGGTCCTGGACCTGGACGCGCTGAACGAGGCGATGAACCTCGCCGGCCCGCGGGTGCACATCCCCGCCCATCTGCCGTTCGTCTGCGAGGCGCGGGACGCGGTGCTGGAGCGGCTCCTGCTCGGCGGGCATCAGGTCCGCCGCTGCTGGGTCATCTCCACGGCCCCGGAGCGCGCCCGGCGCGAGCACTACCGGCGCCGCTACGGGGCGCGCGTGGTCGTCCTGTGGTGGCCGGAGGAAACGTGCCTGCTGCGGGCGATGCGCGAGCGGCCACCGGAGTGGCAGCAGTACGTCAGGCAGTGGTTCGACCGGTACGAGCCGGACCCCAAGGACACGGTGCTGCGCAACTGGCAGGCCGCACGAGAGGAGCCCGCAAGATGA
- a CDS encoding WhiB family transcriptional regulator, whose protein sequence is MGYTGSVPDTAARRLDWMGAAACLGQQEIFDDPDRVHEARIICVARCPVRSQCLAYTKECERGLHRDQRDGVAAGLTHDERHRLDDTAVHRKDDGDPIKLDGSERCGTHIALLRHLWLDEPIDPKCWSGEVFREHGNRNARQRAAPAPRPAPPETARPKRRPRPPAKGDTPHERRIYSLWSTGASDLDIARRMAVSVPSVLRVRERLGLIANQADRQAS, encoded by the coding sequence ATGGGCTACACCGGATCTGTCCCCGACACCGCGGCCCGCCGCCTCGACTGGATGGGCGCCGCCGCATGCCTGGGCCAGCAGGAGATCTTCGACGACCCGGACCGCGTGCACGAGGCGCGCATCATCTGCGTCGCCCGATGCCCGGTCCGCTCCCAGTGCCTGGCCTACACGAAGGAATGCGAGCGCGGCCTGCACCGCGACCAGCGCGACGGCGTCGCCGCCGGGCTCACCCACGACGAGCGGCACCGCCTCGATGACACCGCCGTGCACCGCAAGGACGACGGAGACCCGATCAAGCTGGACGGCTCCGAACGCTGCGGCACCCACATCGCGCTCCTCAGGCACCTGTGGCTGGACGAGCCGATCGACCCCAAGTGCTGGAGCGGCGAGGTGTTCCGCGAACACGGCAACCGCAACGCCCGGCAGCGCGCCGCCCCCGCGCCCAGGCCTGCGCCGCCGGAAACCGCCCGGCCGAAGCGCCGCCCGCGACCGCCGGCCAAGGGCGACACCCCGCACGAGCGGCGGATCTACTCCCTGTGGTCGACGGGTGCGAGCGACCTGGACATCGCCCGCCGCATGGCGGTCAGCGTCCCGTCGGTGCTCCGCGTGCGGGAACGGCTGGGCTTGATCGCCAATCAGGCCGACCGGCAGGCGTCATGA
- a CDS encoding pentapeptide repeat-containing protein produces the protein MTPSPPSSPSAPDWPHCGYGTTPEDPVGCRGVHVPGHNVCLAHLADADRDAYLASLTPGRDIDHRGTPFTEPLLNALLNALRDPATGHGRLGTAWFESATFRDIALFRSAIFEGDALFGSATFEGSALFDSATFQGSAWFGDSTFQAHAGFVSATFQGSASFRDSTFQTHAGFDSATFQGSASFRSVTFQSHVSFRSAAFQDHAGFGSATFQDMALFRLATFQGIAWFDSATFQSIAWFGSATFESDARFGSATFQDHAGFESATIQGSAWFSNSTFQGSAWFESATIKGSAWFKSAVFERWVSLGPLLCGGQVSLSGAVFNGPATLSFAARRLECRRARWLSTAEVRLRYTSVDFAHAVFEYPLTIAAETDPFVLSTGEHLDERALAHAADAAVRIASLRGVDAAHLVLADVDLSECLFTGTVHLDQVRLEGDCSFDTVPPGTHWRRGRPARFTPRRTLAEEHHWRASQPAARGWNVAVLGAGRAGPAQLAPVYRALRKAFEDGKNEPGAADFYYGEMEMRRHDRTTTSRAERGLLHAYWMLSGYGLRALRALGWLAAAMLITIVLLMSFGLPKEDPKQEATGTVPPGGGKVTFEIDKTEPENPTGNRFTSERFEKALNVTLNSVVFRSSGQDLTTAGTYIEMTSRFVEPTLLALAVLAVRSRIKR, from the coding sequence ATGACACCGTCGCCACCGTCGAGCCCCAGTGCGCCTGACTGGCCGCACTGTGGCTACGGCACCACCCCGGAGGACCCCGTCGGCTGCCGCGGCGTCCACGTTCCGGGACACAACGTATGCCTCGCCCACCTGGCCGACGCCGACCGCGACGCCTACCTGGCCAGCCTGACCCCCGGCCGCGACATCGACCACCGCGGCACCCCCTTCACCGAACCCCTGCTCAACGCCCTGCTCAACGCCCTCCGCGACCCCGCCACCGGACACGGACGCCTTGGCACCGCCTGGTTCGAATCGGCGACCTTCCGGGACATCGCCTTGTTCAGGTCGGCGATCTTCGAGGGCGACGCCCTGTTCGGGTCGGCGACCTTCGAGGGCAGCGCCCTGTTCGATTCGGCGACCTTCCAGGGCAGCGCCTGGTTTGGGGATTCGACCTTCCAGGCCCACGCCGGGTTCGTGTCGGCGACCTTCCAGGGCAGTGCCTCGTTCAGGGATTCGACCTTCCAGACCCACGCCGGGTTTGATTCAGCGACCTTCCAGGGCAGCGCCTCGTTCAGGTCGGTGACCTTCCAGAGCCACGTCTCGTTCAGGTCGGCGGCCTTCCAGGACCACGCCGGGTTCGGCTCGGCGACCTTCCAGGACATGGCCTTGTTCAGGTTGGCGACCTTCCAGGGCATCGCCTGGTTCGATTCGGCGACCTTCCAGAGCATCGCGTGGTTTGGGTCGGCGACCTTCGAGAGCGACGCCCGGTTCGGGTCGGCGACCTTCCAGGACCACGCCGGGTTCGAATCGGCGACCATCCAGGGCAGCGCCTGGTTCAGCAATTCGACCTTCCAAGGCAGCGCCTGGTTCGAGTCGGCAACCATCAAGGGCAGCGCTTGGTTCAAGTCGGCGGTTTTCGAGCGGTGGGTCAGTCTCGGGCCGCTACTATGCGGTGGGCAGGTGTCATTGTCCGGGGCGGTGTTCAACGGGCCGGCGACCCTCTCGTTCGCTGCGCGCCGACTGGAGTGCCGACGGGCCCGCTGGTTGTCCACGGCCGAGGTGCGGCTGCGCTATACCAGCGTGGACTTCGCCCACGCGGTCTTCGAGTATCCCCTCACCATCGCCGCGGAGACCGACCCCTTCGTACTCTCCACCGGGGAGCATCTGGATGAACGGGCCCTCGCCCATGCGGCTGACGCCGCGGTGCGGATAGCTTCGCTGCGCGGGGTGGATGCGGCGCATCTGGTCCTCGCCGACGTCGACCTGTCGGAGTGCCTGTTCACCGGGACGGTACACCTGGACCAGGTGCGGCTGGAGGGCGACTGTTCCTTCGACACGGTCCCGCCCGGCACACACTGGCGACGCGGGCGCCCGGCACGGTTCACCCCACGCCGCACCCTCGCTGAGGAACATCACTGGCGCGCGAGCCAGCCGGCGGCCCGGGGCTGGAATGTGGCGGTGCTCGGCGCCGGGCGCGCCGGGCCAGCGCAGCTGGCGCCGGTGTACCGGGCGCTGCGCAAGGCGTTCGAGGACGGCAAGAATGAGCCAGGGGCGGCGGACTTCTACTACGGCGAGATGGAGATGCGCCGCCACGACCGCACCACCACCTCCCGCGCCGAACGCGGACTGCTGCACGCTTACTGGATGCTCTCCGGCTACGGCCTGCGCGCCCTGCGGGCCCTGGGCTGGCTCGCCGCCGCCATGCTGATCACCATCGTGCTGCTGATGAGCTTCGGTCTGCCGAAGGAGGATCCGAAGCAGGAGGCGACCGGCACCGTGCCGCCCGGCGGCGGCAAGGTCACCTTCGAGATCGACAAGACGGAACCGGAGAACCCCACCGGGAACAGGTTCACCAGCGAGCGCTTCGAGAAGGCCCTCAACGTCACTCTCAACTCGGTGGTGTTCCGCTCCAGCGGACAGGACTTGACCACCGCCGGCACCTACATCGAGATGACCTCCCGCTTCGTGGAGCCCACGCTCCTGGCCCTGGCGGTGCTCGCAGTCCGAAGCCGTATCAAACGCTGA
- a CDS encoding HTH domain-containing protein, which produces MSRPTALTVAARQAVVRQLIERDPNLSARKIAAEIGVGKDTVRRDLEAIRHEDSQAAPEPAATAPDDAPDGDRLVLVLDEPLRQALAVLRATRARPDTPQENVAAARAAIRATADTIVETQHYRRVGSL; this is translated from the coding sequence GTGAGCCGGCCGACCGCCCTCACGGTCGCTGCGCGCCAGGCTGTCGTGCGCCAGCTCATCGAGCGGGACCCGAACCTGAGCGCCAGGAAGATCGCAGCTGAGATCGGGGTGGGCAAGGACACGGTGCGGCGCGACCTCGAAGCGATCCGCCACGAAGACAGCCAGGCCGCGCCAGAACCGGCCGCCACCGCGCCGGATGATGCGCCAGACGGCGACCGCCTGGTCCTCGTGCTGGACGAGCCGCTGCGCCAGGCACTCGCCGTACTGCGCGCCACCCGCGCCCGTCCCGACACGCCCCAGGAGAACGTGGCCGCCGCCCGCGCCGCCATCCGAGCCACGGCCGACACCATCGTTGAGACGCAGCACTATCGTCGGGTGGGCTCCCTGTGA
- a CDS encoding P27 family phage terminase small subunit, translated as MAGRGPAPKDPERRQRRNAARDLAVVAEAPVGVPEPPAPPAGLLKRTRDRWADYWASPVSKLADPVSDLPALERLFALYDDLERSTAAVKKTGHMVTGSQGQAVLNPLLRHIQQTQAEVRQLEDRFGLSPRARLSLNVTLGEAAKSLADLNSEFLAGGDDDDDPRFDVIAGQDVIDGETA; from the coding sequence ATGGCGGGGAGAGGACCGGCGCCGAAGGACCCGGAGCGGCGCCAGCGCCGGAACGCGGCGCGGGACCTGGCCGTCGTCGCGGAGGCGCCGGTGGGCGTACCGGAACCGCCGGCCCCGCCCGCGGGCCTGCTGAAGCGAACGCGGGACCGGTGGGCGGACTACTGGGCGTCCCCGGTGTCGAAGCTGGCCGACCCGGTGTCGGATCTGCCGGCGCTGGAGCGGCTGTTCGCCCTGTACGACGACCTGGAGCGCAGCACCGCCGCGGTGAAGAAGACCGGGCACATGGTGACCGGCTCGCAGGGCCAGGCGGTGCTCAACCCGCTGCTGCGGCACATCCAGCAGACGCAGGCCGAGGTGCGGCAGCTGGAGGACCGGTTCGGTCTCAGCCCGCGCGCCCGGCTGTCCCTGAACGTCACCCTCGGTGAAGCGGCCAAGTCGCTCGCCGACCTGAACTCCGAGTTCCTGGCCGGGGGTGACGACGACGATGACCCGCGCTTCGACGTCATCGCAGGTCAAGACGTCATCGACGGCGAGACCGCTTAG